A stretch of Saccharothrix texasensis DNA encodes these proteins:
- a CDS encoding alpha/beta hydrolase → MIRRLTAVAIAGVLGLPGAGAPATAASGPPVFTDGQGLTVVSQPAWVDGDERTFVFTVRTAQVPAYSVMEGQVSGEHTIMVTLPEGYDQAAATRYPVQYHLHGHPDRPNTVANQRMFEETTVGVPLITVAPNGSGRGWYTNWLYPPASLGPQNWETFHLDQVIPFVDANLRTIARRDGRAISGHSMGGFGAFHYAEHRPELFGYVGAFSGGLDLLSQEQRAAVLASTQLPGSGTPTVPVESIFGPPIWPFDGGWNRESPAQHVASLRGMGVAMYTGNGGDLTVNPVQAIIENRAWATTVVTRDHLLAAGIPHTFVDYGNGSGWAEGCTGKHAELPCLLADMDHFVNLLMATLTHP, encoded by the coding sequence ATGATCCGACGACTGACCGCGGTGGCGATCGCAGGGGTGCTCGGCCTGCCCGGCGCCGGTGCGCCCGCGACGGCGGCGAGCGGGCCGCCGGTGTTCACCGACGGCCAAGGGCTGACCGTGGTGAGCCAGCCCGCCTGGGTGGACGGCGACGAGCGGACGTTCGTGTTCACCGTGCGCACCGCCCAGGTGCCGGCCTACTCGGTGATGGAGGGGCAGGTCTCCGGCGAGCACACGATCATGGTGACCCTGCCCGAGGGCTACGACCAGGCCGCCGCCACGCGGTACCCGGTGCAGTACCACCTGCACGGGCACCCCGACCGCCCGAACACCGTCGCGAACCAGCGGATGTTCGAGGAGACCACGGTCGGCGTCCCGCTGATCACGGTGGCGCCCAACGGTTCCGGGCGGGGGTGGTACACGAACTGGCTGTACCCGCCCGCGTCGCTCGGCCCGCAGAACTGGGAGACCTTCCACCTGGACCAGGTGATCCCGTTCGTGGACGCCAACCTGCGCACGATCGCCCGCCGTGACGGGCGGGCGATCTCGGGGCACTCGATGGGCGGGTTCGGCGCCTTCCACTACGCCGAGCACCGGCCGGAGCTGTTCGGCTACGTCGGCGCGTTCTCCGGCGGGCTCGACCTGCTCAGCCAGGAACAGCGGGCGGCGGTCCTCGCGTCCACCCAACTGCCGGGGAGCGGCACGCCGACGGTGCCGGTGGAGTCCATCTTCGGTCCGCCGATCTGGCCGTTCGACGGTGGGTGGAACCGGGAGAGCCCGGCGCAGCACGTGGCTTCGCTGCGCGGCATGGGGGTGGCGATGTACACGGGGAACGGCGGGGATCTCACCGTGAACCCGGTGCAGGCCATCATCGAGAACCGGGCGTGGGCGACCACCGTGGTGACGAGGGATCACCTGCTCGCAGCCGGCATCCCGCACACGTTCGTCGACTACGGCAACGGCAGCGGTTGGGCCGAGGGGTGCACGGGCAAGCACGCCGAACTGCCGTGCCTGCTGGCCGACATGGACCACTTCGTGAACCTGCTGATGGCCACCCTGACCCACCCCTAG
- a CDS encoding cellulase family glycosylhydrolase yields MRQRRSIFGALLTAAVAVSGVVAMATAGQVTAAPAGGYLHTAGNKIVDSTGATVRLTGINWFGMETDNKTFHGLWSSRTWKQQLDQMASLGYNTLRVPFSNDALKPGATASGVNDFTNPDLVGLSPLQILDKVIDYAGQKGMRIILDRHRPTSAGQSALWYTATVPESTWINDWKMLAQRYAGNTTVIGADLHNEPHAEGTNPNATGACWGCGVVERDWRLAAERAGNAILSVQPNWLIFVEGVSCPSGGLSDTWDNDPSNDEDCGWWGGNLSKAGEFPVRLNVANRLVYSPHEYATSVFEQKWFTAPDFPANLPAIWDKYWGYLYKNGTAPLMMGEFGSTLANPKDKVWLENLMAYTGKGVGGISFTYWAWNPNSGDTGGIVGDDWTTVNQAKQSILQPYLLPPTGGGTTTTTTTTTTTTTSGGNGSGACKAVWRQDNAWQGGFQGSLTVTNSATSAVNPWKVVFTLPAGVTIGSGWNGTFSQSGTTVTVTAPSYSPSLGAGASVALGFTANGTASTPAGVTLGGASCTA; encoded by the coding sequence ATGCGGCAACGGAGATCCATCTTCGGCGCTCTGCTGACGGCGGCGGTCGCCGTCAGCGGGGTCGTCGCGATGGCGACGGCGGGACAGGTCACGGCGGCCCCGGCCGGTGGTTACCTGCACACCGCGGGCAACAAGATCGTGGACAGCACCGGCGCGACGGTCCGGCTGACCGGCATCAACTGGTTCGGCATGGAGACCGACAACAAGACGTTCCACGGGCTGTGGTCCAGCCGCACGTGGAAGCAGCAGCTCGACCAGATGGCCTCGCTGGGCTACAACACCCTGCGCGTGCCGTTCTCCAACGACGCGCTCAAGCCGGGCGCGACGGCGTCGGGCGTCAACGACTTCACCAACCCCGACCTGGTCGGGCTGTCGCCGTTGCAGATCCTGGACAAGGTCATCGACTACGCGGGCCAGAAGGGGATGCGCATCATCCTCGACCGGCACCGCCCGACCAGCGCCGGGCAGTCCGCGCTCTGGTACACGGCGACCGTGCCCGAGAGCACCTGGATCAACGACTGGAAGATGCTCGCGCAGCGGTACGCGGGCAACACCACGGTGATCGGCGCCGACCTGCACAACGAGCCGCACGCCGAGGGGACCAACCCCAACGCCACCGGCGCGTGCTGGGGGTGCGGCGTCGTGGAGCGCGACTGGCGGCTGGCGGCCGAGCGGGCGGGCAACGCGATCCTGTCCGTGCAGCCGAACTGGCTGATCTTCGTCGAGGGCGTGAGCTGCCCCAGCGGCGGGCTGTCCGACACGTGGGACAACGACCCGTCCAACGACGAGGACTGCGGCTGGTGGGGCGGCAACCTGTCCAAGGCGGGCGAGTTCCCGGTGCGCCTGAACGTGGCGAACCGGCTGGTCTACTCACCGCACGAGTACGCGACCTCGGTGTTCGAGCAGAAGTGGTTCACCGCGCCGGACTTCCCGGCGAACCTGCCCGCCATCTGGGACAAGTACTGGGGTTACCTGTACAAGAACGGCACCGCGCCGTTGATGATGGGCGAGTTCGGCTCCACGCTGGCCAACCCGAAGGACAAGGTGTGGCTGGAGAACCTGATGGCCTACACCGGCAAGGGCGTCGGCGGCATCTCGTTCACGTACTGGGCGTGGAACCCGAACTCGGGTGACACCGGCGGGATCGTCGGCGACGACTGGACCACGGTGAACCAGGCCAAGCAGTCGATCCTGCAACCCTACCTGCTCCCGCCGACCGGTGGCGGCACCACGACCACCACGACGACGACCACGACCACCACCACGTCCGGTGGCAACGGTTCCGGGGCGTGCAAGGCCGTGTGGCGGCAGGACAACGCGTGGCAGGGCGGCTTCCAGGGGTCGTTGACGGTGACGAACAGCGCGACGAGCGCGGTCAACCCGTGGAAGGTGGTGTTCACCCTGCCGGCCGGTGTGACGATCGGCAGCGGGTGGAACGGCACGTTCAGCCAGAGCGGCACGACCGTCACCGTGACGGCGCCCTCGTACTCCCCGTCGCTCGGGGCAGGCGCTTCGGTCGCGCTCGGCTTCACCGCCAACGGCACCGCGAGCACGCCTGCCGGCGTGACCCTGGGCGGGGCTTCGTGCACGGCGTGA
- a CDS encoding alpha-ketoglutarate-dependent dioxygenase AlkB yields the protein MQVSLFDDGAEAPALRPLTGVRRTELGDGAWVDVLPGWLTGADAVFRRLVAEVPWRAERRQMYERVVDVPRLLCFYGEDAPLPDPVLTEARDGLSAWYADELGEPFRTAGLCYYRDGRDSVAWHGDTIGRGFTEDTMVAIVSVGTPRALALRPRGGGATVRYALGHGDLIVMGGSCQRTWEHAVPKAGKAVGPRVSIQFRPRGVR from the coding sequence ATGCAGGTGTCGCTGTTCGACGACGGCGCCGAGGCGCCCGCGCTGCGCCCGCTGACCGGTGTGCGGCGGACCGAGCTGGGCGACGGCGCGTGGGTCGACGTGCTCCCCGGCTGGCTGACCGGCGCGGACGCGGTGTTCCGCCGCCTAGTCGCCGAGGTGCCCTGGCGGGCCGAGCGCAGGCAGATGTACGAGCGCGTGGTCGACGTGCCGCGCCTGCTCTGCTTCTACGGCGAGGACGCCCCGCTCCCCGACCCGGTGCTGACCGAGGCGCGGGACGGCTTGAGCGCCTGGTACGCCGACGAGCTGGGCGAGCCGTTCCGGACCGCCGGCCTCTGCTACTACCGCGACGGCCGCGACTCCGTGGCCTGGCACGGTGACACGATCGGGCGAGGTTTCACCGAGGACACGATGGTCGCGATCGTCTCCGTCGGCACGCCGCGCGCGTTGGCGTTGCGCCCGCGCGGCGGCGGCGCGACCGTCCGGTACGCCCTCGGCCACGGCGACCTGATCGTCATGGGCGGGTCGTGCCAGCGGACGTGGGAGCACGCGGTGCCCAAAGCGGGCAAAGCGGTCGGACCCCGCGTGAGCATCCAGTTCCGGCCGCGCGGAGTGCGCTGA
- the glgB gene encoding 1,4-alpha-glucan branching protein GlgB gives MTAVLPPLEEVDRLLVGDHRDPHALLGAHPAGPGTVVRTLQPGAHAVTVVADGVRHPLTDLAHGLFSGLLPGPVTDYRFEVDTGRGPRVVEDPYAHPPTVSPTDLDLIARGEHPRLWDVLGAHPRDDGVAFAVWAPNARGVRVAGDFDAWVGRGTPMRHLGAGVWELFVPGVRPGCRYKFRVLGADGGWHEHADPLAFATEVPPANASVVADTHHEWHDHDWIARRRTVDWRRAPISVYEVHLGSWRAGLSYRELAVELGEYAREMGFTHVELLPATEHPFGGSWGYQATSYYAPTARFGTPDDFRHLVDHLHSLGIGVILDWVPAHFPRDAWALARFDGTPLYEHPDPRRGEHPDWGTLVFDLGRPEVRNFLVSSALYWLTEFHLDGLRVDAVASMLYLDYSRPDGHWLPNEHGGRENLEAVAFLRELNEAAPDDVLVFAEESTAWPGVTDDDGLEFDFKWNMGWMHDALRYLRNDPIRRAHHHHEITHSIEYAWSEHYLLPLSHDEVVHGKGSLWQRMPGDDARKAAGVRALLAYQWAHPGKQLLFMGGEFGQPWEWDADDSLPWWLLAEHGGMNYHRGIQRMVADLNEVYRREPALHTLDTTPDGFSWIRADDAANNVIAFQRHGADGSVLVCAVNFAGVAHHDYRLGLPRTGPWREALNTDLPGYGGSGVVNGEVAAVGEPLDGLPASAALRLPAAGVVWLTPA, from the coding sequence ATGACCGCCGTCCTCCCGCCCCTCGAAGAGGTCGACCGGCTCCTGGTCGGCGACCACCGCGACCCGCACGCCCTCCTCGGCGCGCACCCCGCCGGACCCGGCACCGTCGTGCGCACCCTGCAACCCGGCGCGCACGCCGTCACCGTCGTCGCCGACGGCGTCCGGCACCCGCTCACCGACCTCGCGCACGGCCTGTTCTCCGGCCTGCTCCCCGGCCCGGTCACCGACTACCGGTTCGAAGTCGACACCGGCCGAGGACCACGCGTGGTCGAAGACCCCTACGCGCACCCACCGACCGTGTCACCCACCGACCTGGACCTCATCGCCCGCGGTGAGCACCCCCGGCTCTGGGACGTGCTCGGCGCCCACCCGCGAGACGACGGCGTCGCTTTCGCGGTGTGGGCGCCCAACGCCCGCGGCGTCCGCGTCGCCGGCGACTTCGACGCGTGGGTGGGCCGGGGCACGCCCATGCGCCACCTCGGCGCGGGCGTCTGGGAGCTGTTCGTGCCCGGCGTGCGACCCGGCTGCCGGTACAAGTTCCGCGTCCTGGGCGCCGACGGCGGCTGGCACGAGCACGCCGACCCCCTGGCCTTCGCCACCGAGGTCCCACCCGCCAACGCCTCCGTCGTGGCCGACACCCACCACGAGTGGCACGACCACGACTGGATCGCCCGCCGACGCACCGTCGACTGGCGCCGCGCCCCGATCAGCGTGTACGAGGTGCACCTCGGTTCCTGGCGCGCCGGCCTCTCCTACCGGGAGCTGGCCGTCGAGCTCGGCGAGTACGCACGGGAGATGGGCTTCACCCACGTGGAGCTGCTGCCCGCCACCGAGCACCCGTTCGGCGGATCGTGGGGGTACCAAGCCACCTCCTACTACGCGCCCACCGCCCGGTTCGGCACGCCCGACGACTTCCGGCACCTGGTCGACCACCTCCACTCCCTCGGCATCGGCGTCATCCTCGACTGGGTGCCCGCCCACTTCCCCCGCGACGCCTGGGCGCTGGCCCGCTTCGACGGCACACCGCTCTACGAGCACCCCGATCCGCGCCGGGGCGAACACCCCGACTGGGGCACGCTCGTGTTCGACCTGGGCCGTCCCGAGGTGCGGAACTTCCTCGTCTCCTCGGCCCTCTACTGGCTCACCGAGTTCCACCTGGACGGGCTGCGGGTCGACGCGGTGGCCTCCATGCTCTACCTCGACTACTCGCGCCCGGACGGCCACTGGCTGCCCAACGAGCACGGCGGGCGGGAGAACCTGGAGGCGGTCGCGTTCCTGCGCGAGCTGAACGAGGCCGCGCCGGACGACGTGCTGGTCTTCGCCGAGGAGTCCACCGCCTGGCCCGGCGTCACCGACGACGACGGCCTCGAGTTCGACTTCAAGTGGAACATGGGCTGGATGCACGACGCGCTGCGCTACCTGCGCAACGACCCCATCCGGCGGGCGCACCACCACCACGAGATCACCCACTCGATCGAGTACGCGTGGAGCGAGCACTACCTCCTGCCCCTCTCCCACGACGAGGTCGTGCACGGCAAGGGCTCCCTGTGGCAGCGCATGCCCGGCGACGACGCCCGCAAGGCCGCGGGCGTCCGCGCCCTGCTCGCCTACCAGTGGGCCCACCCCGGCAAGCAACTGCTGTTCATGGGCGGCGAGTTCGGCCAACCGTGGGAGTGGGACGCCGACGACTCGCTGCCCTGGTGGCTGCTCGCCGAGCACGGCGGGATGAACTACCACCGCGGCATCCAGCGGATGGTCGCCGACCTCAACGAGGTCTACCGGCGTGAACCGGCCCTGCACACCCTCGACACCACGCCCGACGGGTTCTCCTGGATCCGCGCCGACGACGCGGCGAACAACGTGATCGCGTTCCAGCGGCACGGCGCGGACGGCTCGGTGCTCGTCTGCGCGGTCAACTTCGCCGGCGTGGCCCACCACGACTACCGGCTGGGCCTGCCGCGCACCGGGCCGTGGCGGGAGGCGCTGAACACCGACCTGCCCGGGTACGGCGGGTCGGGCGTGGTCAACGGCGAGGTGGCGGCGGTCGGCGAACCGCTGGACGGCCTGCCCGCGTCGGCGGCGTTGCGGTTGCCGGCGGCGGGCGTGGTCTGGCTGACCCCGGCGTGA
- a CDS encoding maltokinase N-terminal cap-like domain-containing protein — protein MTTAVDTLAGALTDWLPRQRWYAAKDRTPQAVRLERVTPLLHGDPALLHALVSVDGEQYQLLLGKRPSLPDDLADAAILDTPHGVVYAATHDRELMSRLLERLHGTSDGPVFETEPGARVALDLPARVLPVEQSNTSLILGDRYILKLFRRVLPGPHPDIELHRALHAVGAHHVARMLGALTTEVDGVPAALGILQEFLPDAQDGWTLATTDRAAFAGEAAELGRSVATVHSALARAFQPRNIAVDDLSDTADRLHLRFAALADGIPELAPHERALREAFDRVRAARGPFTLQRVHGDLHLGQVLRANGRWTLIDFEGEPGQPLAERNALRHPLQDVATMLRSFDYAAHHGGAADTAWAQRMRDAFCDGYAEVLDDPRGQPALLHALELDKAVYEVAYERAHRPDWVSIPLGAITRILGAAS, from the coding sequence ATGACGACCGCGGTGGACACCCTCGCCGGCGCGCTCACCGACTGGCTGCCCCGCCAGCGCTGGTACGCGGCCAAGGACCGGACGCCGCAGGCCGTGCGCCTCGAACGCGTCACCCCGCTGCTGCACGGCGACCCGGCGCTGCTGCACGCCCTCGTGTCCGTCGACGGCGAGCAGTACCAGCTGCTGCTGGGCAAGCGGCCGTCGTTGCCCGACGACCTCGCCGACGCCGCCATCCTCGACACGCCCCACGGCGTCGTCTACGCGGCCACCCACGACCGCGAGCTGATGTCCCGGCTCCTCGAACGCCTCCACGGCACCTCCGACGGACCCGTGTTCGAGACCGAGCCCGGCGCCCGCGTCGCGCTCGACCTGCCCGCCCGGGTCCTGCCCGTCGAGCAGAGCAACACGTCGCTGATCCTCGGCGACCGGTACATCCTCAAGCTGTTCCGCCGGGTGCTGCCCGGCCCGCACCCCGACATCGAACTCCACCGCGCCCTGCACGCCGTGGGCGCCCACCACGTCGCGCGGATGCTCGGCGCCCTCACCACCGAGGTCGACGGCGTCCCCGCCGCCCTCGGCATCCTGCAGGAGTTCCTGCCCGACGCCCAGGACGGCTGGACCCTCGCCACCACCGACCGCGCCGCGTTCGCCGGGGAGGCCGCCGAGCTGGGCCGCTCCGTCGCCACCGTGCACAGCGCCCTGGCCCGCGCGTTCCAACCGCGCAACATCGCCGTCGACGACCTCTCCGACACCGCCGACCGCCTGCACCTGCGGTTCGCCGCGCTCGCGGACGGCATCCCGGAGCTCGCGCCGCACGAGCGGGCCCTGCGGGAGGCCTTCGACCGCGTCCGCGCCGCACGCGGACCGTTCACCCTGCAACGCGTGCACGGCGACCTGCACCTGGGGCAGGTGCTGCGCGCGAACGGCCGCTGGACCCTGATCGACTTCGAGGGCGAACCGGGGCAGCCCCTCGCGGAGCGCAACGCGCTGCGCCACCCGCTCCAGGACGTCGCCACCATGCTGCGCTCCTTCGACTACGCCGCCCACCACGGCGGCGCGGCCGACACGGCGTGGGCGCAGCGGATGCGCGACGCGTTCTGCGACGGCTACGCCGAAGTCCTCGACGACCCGCGCGGGCAACCCGCCCTGCTGCACGCCCTCGAACTGGACAAAGCCGTCTACGAGGTCGCCTACGAACGGGCGCACCGCCCCGACTGGGTCTCCATCCCCCTCGGCGCGATCACCCGCATCCTCGGAGCCGCGTCATGA
- the treS gene encoding maltose alpha-D-glucosyltransferase: protein MTRNNDRALTDPGAADWFKRAVFYEVLVSAFADANGDGVGDLAGLESKLDYLEWLGVDCVWLPPFYASPMNDGGYDISDFRAVRPEFGELGDFVRLLDSAHRRGMKVITDLVMNHTSSAHPWFQESRRDPEGPFGDFYVWSDTDQRYDETRIIFIDTEKSNWTWDTERNQFYWHRFFSHQPDLNYDNPAVQSAMLDVLRFWLDLGIDGFRLDAVPYLFERDGTNNENLPETHDFLKLVRKVVDDEYPGRVLLAEANQWPADVAHYFGDPEVGGDECHMAFHFPLMPRLFMALRKESALPVSEILARTPDIPTGAQWGLFLRNHDELTLEMVTDEEREFLYEQYAPEPRMKANVGIRRRLAPLLDNDRAQHELLTAVLLSMPGSPVLYYGDEIGMGDNIWLPDRDGVRTPMQWTPDRNAGFSTADPGKLYLPAVSDTVYGYQAVNVEAQRPVQASLLNWTRRMLAVRREHETFGLGTFAEADVSNTAVLAYLRHHDDETLLCVFNFSSHPQAVDVKLPGLDGAVPVELTGGSRFPAVSGERYQLTLPGHGFYWFRLEGGAS, encoded by the coding sequence GTGACCCGCAACAACGACAGAGCCCTGACCGACCCCGGCGCCGCGGACTGGTTCAAGCGGGCGGTCTTCTACGAGGTGCTCGTCAGCGCCTTCGCCGACGCCAACGGCGACGGCGTCGGCGACCTCGCCGGCCTCGAGTCCAAGCTGGACTACCTGGAGTGGCTGGGCGTGGACTGCGTCTGGCTGCCCCCGTTCTACGCCTCGCCCATGAACGACGGCGGCTACGACATCAGCGACTTCCGCGCCGTGCGCCCCGAGTTCGGCGAGCTGGGCGACTTCGTCCGGCTGCTCGACTCCGCGCACCGCCGCGGCATGAAGGTCATCACCGACCTGGTCATGAACCACACCTCGTCGGCGCACCCGTGGTTCCAGGAGTCGCGCCGCGACCCCGAGGGCCCGTTCGGCGACTTCTACGTGTGGAGCGACACCGACCAGCGCTACGACGAGACCCGCATCATCTTCATCGACACCGAGAAGTCCAACTGGACCTGGGACACCGAGCGCAACCAGTTCTACTGGCACCGCTTCTTCTCCCACCAGCCGGACCTCAACTACGACAACCCCGCCGTGCAGAGCGCCATGCTCGACGTGCTGCGGTTCTGGCTCGACCTGGGCATCGACGGCTTCCGCCTCGACGCCGTGCCCTACCTGTTCGAGCGCGACGGCACCAACAACGAGAACCTGCCCGAGACGCACGACTTCCTCAAGCTCGTCCGCAAGGTCGTCGACGACGAGTACCCCGGTCGGGTCCTGCTCGCCGAGGCCAACCAGTGGCCCGCCGACGTCGCCCACTACTTCGGCGACCCCGAGGTCGGCGGCGACGAGTGCCACATGGCGTTCCACTTCCCGCTGATGCCCCGCCTGTTCATGGCGCTGCGCAAGGAGTCCGCGCTGCCGGTGTCCGAGATCCTGGCCCGCACGCCGGACATCCCGACCGGCGCGCAGTGGGGCCTGTTCCTGCGCAACCACGACGAGCTCACCCTGGAGATGGTCACCGACGAGGAACGCGAGTTCCTCTACGAGCAGTACGCCCCGGAACCCCGGATGAAGGCCAACGTCGGCATCCGCCGCCGCCTGGCTCCCCTGCTGGACAACGACCGCGCCCAGCACGAGCTGCTCACCGCCGTCCTGCTGTCCATGCCCGGCTCACCCGTCCTGTACTACGGCGACGAGATCGGCATGGGCGACAACATCTGGCTGCCCGACCGCGACGGCGTGCGCACCCCGATGCAGTGGACCCCCGACCGCAACGCCGGGTTCTCCACCGCCGACCCCGGCAAGCTGTACCTGCCCGCGGTCAGCGACACCGTCTACGGCTACCAGGCCGTCAACGTCGAGGCCCAGCGGCCCGTCCAGGCGTCCCTGCTCAACTGGACCCGCCGGATGCTCGCGGTGCGCCGCGAGCACGAGACCTTCGGCCTCGGCACGTTCGCCGAAGCCGACGTGTCCAACACCGCCGTGCTCGCCTACCTGCGCCACCACGACGACGAGACGCTGCTGTGCGTCTTCAACTTCTCCAGCCACCCGCAGGCGGTGGACGTGAAGCTGCCCGGCCTCGACGGCGCCGTGCCGGTCGAGCTCACCGGCGGCTCGCGGTTCCCCGCCGTGAGCGGCGAGCGCTACCAGCTCACCCTCCCCGGGCACGGCTTCTACTGGTTCCGACTCGAAGGCGGTGCGTCATGA
- a CDS encoding alpha-1,4-glucan--maltose-1-phosphate maltosyltransferase, which translates to MSGRIYVEDVMPVVAAGRYPAKAVVGEHVPVTAAIWREGHDAAGATVVWRGPGDRAARRSRMALVDPGADRWAVTIAPDAPGAWTFRVDAWSDPWATWTHAVRAKLDAGQGAAELANDLAAGVDLLRRATLVKRPREERAALLDAARVLADPSFPPGRRVAAALADGVARAMREHPVRDLVSRGETHELWVDRTRAVFGSWYEFFPRSTGGRDADGEPVHGTLATAADALDRIARMGFDVVYLPPIHPIGEVNRKGRNNTLTAGPGDVGSPWAIGSRHGGHDAVHPDLGTLVDFKAFVDRAQQLGLEVALDLALQCAPDHPWVAEHPEWFTTLADGTIAYAENPPKKYQDIYPLNFDNDPEGLRAEVLRVVLHWVEHGVKIFRVDNPHTKPPDFWHWLIWRVKHQHPDVLFLAEAFTRPARLYGLARLGFDQSYTYFTWRDTKAELTEFGAEIAAHGHEARPNLFVTTPDILPTSLQLGLPAMSALRATLAATLAPTWGVYSGFELHEHEPLREGGEEFLDSEKYELRPRDFEGALRQGRSLEPWLTRLNELRRAHPALRQLRELRFHDIDNDALIAYSKTDPASGDTVVCVVTLDPHEPQEGTLRLDLAALGLEEQFTAHDEVTGQTWRWGRENYVRLDPAAAVAHIVDVGHPARRTEGA; encoded by the coding sequence ATGTCCGGCCGAATCTATGTCGAAGATGTGATGCCGGTGGTCGCCGCAGGACGCTATCCCGCGAAAGCAGTGGTGGGAGAGCACGTGCCGGTCACCGCGGCGATCTGGCGTGAGGGGCACGACGCGGCGGGCGCGACCGTGGTGTGGCGAGGGCCGGGTGACCGGGCGGCGCGGCGGTCGCGCATGGCGCTGGTCGACCCGGGCGCGGACCGCTGGGCGGTGACGATAGCGCCGGACGCGCCCGGCGCGTGGACCTTCCGCGTGGACGCGTGGTCGGACCCGTGGGCCACCTGGACGCACGCGGTGCGGGCCAAGCTGGACGCGGGCCAGGGCGCGGCGGAGCTGGCGAACGACCTGGCCGCGGGCGTGGACCTGCTGCGGCGGGCGACGCTGGTGAAGCGGCCCCGCGAGGAGCGCGCCGCGCTGCTCGACGCGGCGCGCGTGCTCGCCGACCCGTCGTTCCCGCCCGGCAGGCGGGTGGCGGCGGCCCTGGCGGACGGGGTGGCGCGGGCGATGCGCGAGCACCCGGTGCGCGACCTGGTCAGCCGCGGCGAGACGCACGAGCTGTGGGTGGACCGGACCCGCGCGGTGTTCGGCTCCTGGTACGAGTTCTTCCCCCGCTCCACCGGTGGCCGGGACGCGGACGGCGAGCCCGTGCACGGCACCCTCGCCACCGCCGCCGACGCGTTGGACCGCATCGCCCGGATGGGGTTCGACGTGGTCTACCTGCCGCCGATCCACCCGATCGGCGAGGTCAACCGCAAGGGCCGCAACAACACCCTGACCGCCGGACCCGGCGACGTCGGCTCGCCGTGGGCGATCGGCTCGCGCCACGGCGGCCACGACGCGGTGCACCCCGACCTCGGCACGCTGGTCGACTTCAAGGCGTTCGTGGACCGGGCGCAGCAGCTCGGCCTGGAGGTCGCGCTGGACCTGGCCCTGCAGTGCGCGCCGGACCACCCGTGGGTCGCCGAGCACCCCGAGTGGTTCACCACCCTCGCCGACGGCACCATCGCCTACGCGGAGAACCCGCCCAAGAAGTACCAGGACATCTACCCCCTCAACTTCGACAACGACCCCGAAGGGCTGCGCGCCGAGGTCCTGCGGGTCGTGCTGCACTGGGTCGAGCACGGCGTGAAGATCTTCCGGGTCGACAACCCGCACACCAAGCCGCCGGACTTCTGGCACTGGCTGATCTGGCGGGTCAAGCACCAGCACCCGGACGTGCTGTTCCTGGCCGAGGCGTTCACCCGGCCCGCGCGGCTGTACGGGTTGGCGCGGCTCGGCTTCGACCAGAGCTACACCTACTTCACCTGGCGCGACACCAAGGCCGAGCTGACCGAGTTCGGCGCCGAGATCGCCGCGCACGGCCACGAGGCCCGCCCCAACCTGTTCGTGACCACACCGGACATCCTGCCGACGAGCCTTCAACTCGGTCTGCCCGCGATGTCCGCGCTGCGCGCGACCCTGGCCGCGACCCTCGCGCCGACGTGGGGCGTCTACTCCGGTTTCGAGCTGCACGAGCACGAGCCGCTGCGCGAGGGCGGCGAGGAGTTCCTCGACTCCGAGAAGTACGAGCTGCGCCCCCGCGACTTCGAGGGCGCCCTCCGCCAGGGCCGCTCCCTGGAGCCGTGGCTGACCAGGCTCAACGAGCTGCGCCGCGCCCACCCCGCGCTGCGCCAACTGCGCGAGCTGCGCTTCCACGACATCGACAACGACGCCCTGATCGCCTACTCCAAGACCGACCCCGCCTCCGGCGACACCGTGGTGTGCGTCGTGACCCTCGACCCGCACGAACCCCAAGAGGGCACGTTGCGGCTCGACCTGGCCGCCCTCGGGCTCGAAGAGCAGTTCACCGCGCACGACGAGGTGACCGGGCAGACCTGGCGCTGGGGCCGGGAGAACTACGTCCGGCTCGACCCCGCCGCAGCCGTGGCCCACATCGTCGACGTCGGTCACCCCGCGCGTCGCACCGAAGGAGCGTGA